Proteins encoded in a region of the Deltaproteobacteria bacterium genome:
- the ndk gene encoding nucleoside-diphosphate kinase, which produces MTERTLSIIKPDAVRKHGLGQVLARLEQGGLRVVASRFIQMSAAEAGRFYVVHKDRPFYKSLVQFMSSGPVLVSVLEGENAIARNREIMGATDPAKAAAGTIRRDFGTDVEQNAVHGSDAPDTARWEIAFFFSQLDLLE; this is translated from the coding sequence ATGACCGAACGAACGCTTTCGATCATCAAGCCCGACGCCGTGCGCAAGCACGGGCTCGGGCAAGTCTTGGCGCGGCTCGAACAGGGGGGCTTGCGGGTGGTAGCCTCGCGCTTCATCCAGATGAGCGCCGCCGAGGCCGGCCGCTTTTACGTCGTCCACAAGGACCGCCCCTTCTACAAGAGCTTGGTCCAGTTCATGTCCTCGGGGCCGGTGTTGGTCTCGGTGCTCGAGGGCGAGAACGCGATTGCGCGTAACCGCGAGATCATGGGCGCCACTGATCCGGCCAAGGCTGCCGCCGGTACCATCCGGCGTGACTTTGGGACGGATGTTGAGCAGAATGCCGTTCATGGTTCCGACGCCCCAGATACTGCCCGCTGGGAGATCGCGTTCTTCTTCAGTCAGCTCGATCTCCTCGAGTGA
- a CDS encoding ABC transporter ATP-binding protein: protein MSGPALELQDVAVDLDGRRVLWDISFAVAPGRFLGIIGPNGAGKTTLLRVILGLIEPARGSVRVLGRPPRQLGRRMHQIGYVPQRRDFDPRFPVTVRDVVMMGRSGHIWLWGWARREDWEQVDAMIALVGLAGQADRLIGEISGGEQQRAFLARALCTHTRVLLLDEATTGLDLPAQHDLYALLLRLRRELSLTVIAVSHDLLALGGHADELLCINGTAHIHGNPRMVLHSHQLREAYRCEFDFLSEEARGGVP, encoded by the coding sequence ATGAGCGGGCCGGCGCTGGAGTTGCAGGACGTGGCCGTCGACCTCGACGGCCGCCGGGTGCTGTGGGACATTTCGTTTGCGGTCGCGCCCGGCCGCTTCCTCGGTATCATCGGGCCCAACGGTGCCGGCAAGACCACGCTGCTGCGGGTTATTCTCGGGCTGATCGAGCCGGCGCGCGGCAGTGTGCGGGTCTTGGGGCGGCCGCCCCGTCAACTCGGCCGGCGCATGCATCAGATCGGCTACGTGCCGCAGCGGCGCGATTTCGATCCGCGTTTTCCGGTGACGGTGCGCGACGTGGTGATGATGGGCCGCTCCGGCCACATCTGGCTGTGGGGCTGGGCACGGCGCGAGGACTGGGAGCAGGTCGATGCCATGATTGCCCTGGTCGGCCTGGCGGGACAGGCGGATCGGCTGATCGGCGAGATCTCGGGCGGAGAACAGCAGCGGGCGTTTCTCGCGCGTGCGCTCTGCACGCACACGCGGGTGCTGCTGCTGGATGAAGCCACTACCGGCCTCGACCTACCGGCGCAGCATGATCTATACGCCTTGTTGCTGCGCTTGCGGCGGGAATTGTCGCTGACCGTGATCGCCGTCTCGCATGACTTGCTCGCGCTCGGCGGGCACGCCGACGAACTGCTGTGCATCAACGGCACCGCCCATATTCACGGCAACCCGCGGATGGTCTTGCACAGCCACCAGCTCCGCGAGGCTTACCGCTGCGAGTTCGATTTTCTCTCCGAAGAGGCCCGTGGCGGGGTGCCGTGA
- the rlmN gene encoding 23S rRNA (adenine(2503)-C(2))-methyltransferase RlmN, translating to MVPTPQILPAGRSRSSSVSSISSSEPPRPAGTGRTPLTPQALHCWIAARALPQYRESQILTWVYHRRARDFAAMSELPLALRAELAAEFEIPQLVPAAVSRSQDGTRKLLFRLADGLAIEAVLIPEPGRLTLCISSQAGCGMGCIFCATARLGLQRQLAVPEIVGQVMAAERVLDEGEELSNVVLMGMGEPLHNYDNVVAALAVLSAPWGLAINARRITVSTVGLVPQMLRLVRETNVNLAVSLNATTDELRQRLMPVNKKYPLAELLAAGRALPLAQRRRITFEYVMLAGVNDRLADAGRLIKLLHGIRAKVNLIPFNAFPEAGFARADDHAIAALAEHLRAAGVLATVRRSRGQDIEAACGQLAAQRAPRV from the coding sequence ATGGTTCCGACGCCCCAGATACTGCCCGCTGGGAGATCGCGTTCTTCTTCAGTCAGCTCGATCTCCTCGAGTGAGCCGCCACGCCCGGCGGGCACCGGCCGCACGCCACTGACGCCGCAGGCGTTGCACTGCTGGATCGCGGCGCGGGCGCTGCCGCAGTACCGCGAAAGTCAGATACTCACCTGGGTATACCATCGCCGCGCCCGCGATTTTGCGGCGATGAGTGAGTTGCCGCTGGCGCTGCGTGCAGAGCTGGCAGCCGAATTCGAGATTCCGCAGCTGGTGCCGGCCGCAGTTTCCCGCTCACAAGACGGCACGCGCAAGCTCCTCTTCCGCTTGGCCGATGGCCTGGCGATCGAAGCGGTGCTGATCCCCGAGCCCGGCCGTCTGACACTGTGCATCTCGTCGCAGGCCGGCTGCGGCATGGGGTGTATCTTCTGTGCTACGGCCCGGCTCGGGTTGCAGCGGCAGCTGGCGGTGCCCGAGATCGTCGGCCAGGTAATGGCCGCCGAGCGCGTGCTCGACGAGGGGGAGGAGCTGAGCAACGTAGTGCTAATGGGCATGGGCGAACCGTTGCACAACTACGACAACGTGGTGGCCGCGTTGGCGGTGTTGTCGGCGCCGTGGGGGCTGGCGATCAACGCCCGGCGAATCACCGTGTCCACAGTCGGGCTGGTGCCGCAAATGCTGCGATTGGTGCGCGAGACCAACGTCAATCTGGCGGTGTCGCTCAACGCCACCACCGACGAACTGCGCCAGCGACTGATGCCGGTGAACAAGAAGTACCCGCTGGCGGAGTTGCTGGCCGCTGGCCGCGCGCTGCCGCTGGCGCAGCGCCGGCGCATTACCTTCGAGTACGTCATGCTCGCCGGCGTCAACGACCGGCTCGCCGACGCCGGGCGTTTGATCAAGTTGCTCCACGGCATTCGCGCCAAGGTTAATCTGATTCCGTTCAATGCCTTTCCCGAGGCCGGTTTCGCGCGGGCGGACGACCATGCCATCGCGGCGTTGGCCGAGCACCTGCGCGCTGCCGGCGTACTGGCCACGGTGCGGCGCAGCCGCGGCCAAGATATCGAGGCCGCCTGCGGTCAGCTCGCCGCGCAGCGCGCGCCGCGCGTGTGA
- a CDS encoding metal ABC transporter permease, translating to MEFLSYGFVQRALVAGVLVGLLCGVLSFFVVLRRLSFIGVGISHSAFGGVALGVLTGLDPFALAAVVCTLVAWAIGWISRRGRLHEDAAIGILFSSVMAMGVALLSLARDYQMDLFGYLFGNILAVAPRDLWLLAAAAAGVLGIVAVLFKALLFMAFDEEVARASGLPVEALHYLLLTCLAIAVVAAMRVVGIVLVEALLVIPAATGLQLARGYWSMLAVSVVSAICSAIGGLYLSYAFNVAAGAMIILVASGFFFTALLTRRWGARQICG from the coding sequence ATGGAGTTCCTCAGCTACGGCTTCGTGCAGCGAGCGCTGGTGGCGGGCGTGCTGGTCGGACTGCTGTGCGGCGTGCTGTCGTTCTTCGTGGTGTTGCGGCGGCTGTCGTTCATCGGCGTCGGCATTTCCCACTCCGCTTTCGGGGGCGTGGCCCTCGGCGTACTCACCGGACTCGACCCGTTCGCACTGGCGGCGGTGGTGTGCACGCTGGTGGCGTGGGCCATCGGCTGGATCAGCCGGCGCGGACGCCTGCACGAAGATGCCGCGATCGGAATTCTGTTCTCTTCGGTAATGGCCATGGGGGTGGCGCTGCTCAGTCTCGCCCGGGACTACCAGATGGACTTGTTCGGCTATCTCTTCGGCAACATCCTCGCCGTGGCGCCGCGTGATCTGTGGCTGCTGGCGGCGGCGGCTGCCGGCGTGTTGGGGATTGTGGCGGTGTTGTTCAAGGCCTTGCTGTTCATGGCCTTCGACGAGGAGGTCGCCCGCGCCAGCGGCTTGCCGGTCGAGGCGCTGCACTATCTCTTGCTGACCTGCCTGGCGATCGCCGTGGTGGCGGCGATGCGTGTGGTCGGGATAGTGCTGGTCGAGGCCTTGCTGGTCATCCCCGCGGCGACGGGTTTGCAGCTGGCGCGCGGCTACTGGAGCATGCTGGCGGTGTCGGTGGTGAGCGCAATCTGCTCGGCGATCGGCGGTTTGTACCTGTCGTACGCCTTCAACGTCGCCGCCGGTGCGATGATCATCTTGGTGGCCAGCGGCTTCTTCTTCACCGCGTTGCTCACCCGGCGGTGGGGTGCGCGACAAATTTGTGGGTAA
- the sucD gene encoding succinate--CoA ligase subunit alpha, translated as MSILVDRNTRVLTQGITGATGQFHTRACREYGSQMVAGVTPGKGGTDFEGIPIFNTVADAVRETGANASVIYVPPPFAADAIMEAADAGVSLVVCITEGIPVLDMVRVKRFLEGRTTRLIGPNCPGIITPGQCKIGIMPGYIHQPGSVGVVSRSGTLTYEAVHQLTQLGLGQSTCIGIGGDPIVGTTHIDALALFEADPQTASVVLIGEIGGTAEEAAAEFVRTQMTKPVVGFIAGQTAPKGKRMGHAGAIIAGGSGTAAEKIRAFEAAGIHVAKSPAELGSTMQAALR; from the coding sequence GTGAGCATTCTGGTTGATCGAAACACGCGCGTACTGACTCAGGGAATCACCGGTGCCACCGGCCAGTTCCACACCCGCGCCTGCCGCGAGTACGGCAGCCAAATGGTCGCCGGCGTCACCCCGGGCAAAGGCGGTACCGACTTCGAAGGTATTCCGATCTTCAACACCGTGGCCGACGCCGTGCGTGAGACCGGCGCCAACGCTTCGGTGATCTACGTGCCGCCGCCGTTCGCGGCCGACGCCATCATGGAAGCCGCCGACGCCGGCGTTTCGCTCGTCGTCTGCATCACCGAGGGTATCCCGGTACTCGACATGGTCAGGGTGAAGCGCTTTCTCGAAGGCCGCACCACGCGGCTGATCGGACCCAATTGCCCGGGCATCATCACCCCGGGCCAGTGCAAGATCGGCATCATGCCGGGTTATATCCACCAACCCGGCAGCGTCGGCGTGGTCTCGCGCAGCGGCACGCTGACTTATGAGGCCGTGCACCAGCTTACCCAGCTCGGACTCGGCCAGTCGACTTGCATCGGCATCGGCGGCGATCCCATCGTCGGCACCACCCATATAGACGCGCTGGCGCTGTTCGAAGCCGACCCGCAGACCGCCAGCGTCGTGCTCATCGGAGAAATCGGCGGTACGGCCGAGGAGGCCGCGGCTGAGTTCGTTCGCACCCAGATGACCAAGCCGGTAGTCGGCTTCATCGCCGGCCAAACCGCGCCCAAGGGCAAGCGCATGGGGCACGCCGGCGCCATCATCGCCGGCGGCAGCGGCACCGCCGCCGAAAAGATCCGCGCCTTCGAGGCCGCCGGCATCCACGTGGCCAAGAGCCCGGCGGAGCTGGGCTCAACCATGCAAGCAGCCCTGCGCTAG
- a CDS encoding zinc ABC transporter substrate-binding protein, whose protein sequence is MSGQATIERRRAVLALACAVVAGAAVRPATAATTVVATIFPVADIVRQLGGANVAVHTLLPGGANPHTFEPTPQQLHVLAGAQLIVRVGAGLDDWLFNLLQSAGSRARVVKITDGLDLLGPADSSHGDPHVWLDPILVRDHVAPALARALGDVDARNRATYEKRAAEFAAELTRLDGEIGSALRAVPRRGFVAVHPAWRYFARRYGLEEVAVIEESPGKEPSAQSIARIVERARAGHVRAVLTEPQFTERTAAVIAGEIGAAVVVVDPIGGAQVSGRDSYLALMRYNLAAFLKALS, encoded by the coding sequence GTGAGCGGACAAGCAACCATAGAGAGGCGGCGCGCCGTGCTGGCGCTGGCCTGCGCGGTGGTGGCCGGCGCGGCCGTGCGGCCGGCAACGGCCGCCACCACCGTGGTGGCCACAATATTTCCCGTCGCCGACATCGTCCGTCAGCTCGGCGGCGCGAACGTGGCGGTACATACGCTGCTGCCGGGCGGCGCCAATCCGCACACCTTCGAGCCGACGCCGCAGCAGCTGCACGTGCTGGCGGGAGCTCAGCTGATAGTCCGAGTCGGTGCGGGGCTCGACGACTGGCTATTTAATCTGCTGCAAAGCGCCGGCAGCCGGGCGCGCGTGGTCAAGATCACCGACGGGCTCGACTTGCTCGGCCCGGCTGACTCCAGCCACGGCGATCCGCACGTCTGGCTCGACCCCATCCTGGTGCGCGACCACGTGGCGCCGGCACTGGCGCGGGCCTTGGGCGACGTCGATGCGCGCAATCGGGCAACCTACGAGAAGCGGGCAGCCGAGTTTGCGGCGGAGCTGACGCGACTCGACGGCGAGATTGGTAGCGCGCTGCGGGCAGTGCCCCGTCGCGGCTTTGTCGCGGTTCATCCTGCCTGGCGCTACTTCGCGCGCCGTTACGGCTTGGAGGAGGTGGCGGTGATTGAGGAATCGCCCGGCAAGGAGCCCTCGGCGCAGTCGATCGCCCGCATCGTCGAACGGGCGCGGGCGGGGCACGTTCGCGCGGTGCTTACCGAGCCGCAATTCACCGAGCGCACCGCCGCGGTAATCGCCGGTGAGATCGGCGCCGCGGTGGTTGTGGTCGACCCCATCGGGGGGGCGCAAGTGAGCGGCCGCGACAGTTACCTCGCGCTCATGCGCTACAATCTGGCGGCCTTTCTGAAGGCGTTGTCATGA